DNA from Massilia antarctica:
TTGTCGTTGGCGCGGTCCTTGACCTGGGCATGGGTTTCGGTCGATGCCTTGATGTAGGTACCGATGCCGCCGTTGTAGAACAGGTCCACCGGCGCGAGCAGGATGCGGTGCATCAGTTCTTCAGGCGGCAGCACGGTTTCGGCGATATCGAGCGCGGCGCGCACTTGCGGCGAGAGCTCGATCGAACGGGCGTTGCGCGGGAACACGCCGCCGCCCGCCGAAATCAGGTCCTTGTTGTAGTCTTCCCACGACGAGCGTGGCAGCGCGAACATGCGCTCGCGCTCGGCGAACGAGGTGACGACGTCCGGAGTCGGATCGAGGAAAATGTGGCGATGGTCGAACGCGGCCAGCACTTTCAGTTGGCGCGACAGCAGCACGCCGTTACCGAACACGTCGCCCGACATGTCGCCCACACCGACCATGGTGATCGGGGTGGTGTTCATATCGTGGTCCATCTCGTAGAAGTGGCGCTTGACCGCTTCGAACGCGCCCTTGGCGGTGATGCCCATTTTCTTGTGGTCGTAACCGTTCGAGCCGCCCGACGCGAATGCGTCGCCCAGCCAGAAGCCGCGCTTGACCGCGATGCTGTTGGCGATGTCCGAAAAAGTAGCGGTGCCCTTGTCGGCGGCCACCACCAGGTACGGATCGTCCTGGTCGTAGCGTACCGTGTCGCTTGGGGGCACGATGGCGCCGCGCACGCGGTTGTCGGTCACTTCCAGCAGGCTGGAAATGAACAGGCGGTAGACTGCTTCGCCTTCAGCGGCGATGGTTTCGCGCACGGCATCCTTCGGCATCTGCTTGCAGACAAAACCGCCCTTGGAACCGGCCGGCACGATGACCGCGTTCTTGACCATCTGCGCCTTGACCAGGCCGAGGACTTCGGTGCGGTAGTCTTCCATGCGGTCCGACCAGCGCAAACCGCCGCGGGCCACCGGGCCGCCGCGCAGGTGCACGCCTTCGAAGCGGCGCGAGAACACGAAAATCTCGCGGTAAGGACGCGGTTCCGGTACCAGCGCCAGGCTGCTGGTGTCGAACTTGAAGATGATCTTGTCGCCTTGCTGATCGTTCTGGAAGTAGTTGGTACGCACGGTGGCCAGGATCAGGTCGACCAGGGCGGCGACGATTTCCTCGGTGTCGGCGTGGTTGACGGCGGCCAGGCGCGTCTTGATGGCGGCGATGCGCTCGGCCGCGGCCAGGCGCTGTTCTTCGGGCACGGATGGATCGAAGCGCTGCAGGAAGCCTTCGACCAGTTCCTTGACCAGCACCGGCTGGCGGCGCAGGGTGTCGGCCATGTAGCGCAGCGAGAATTTGCTGCCGGTCTGGCGCCAGTAGCTGATGTAGGCGCGGATCAGCTGCACTTCGCGCATGCGCAAGCCGCCTTCGATCACCAGGCCGTTCATGCGGCCGTCTTCGGCTTCGTTGTTGAACAGCGAGGCAAACAATTCCTGCGCCACTGTCACGACGTTCGGCTTGGCCAGCTTGGCCGCGCTTTCGGCGTCGACCGCCAGGCTGGTGACGAAATGGCGGCTGCCATCGGCAACGGCGATCGCGTACGTCTGTTCGCGGTCGATGGCAACGCCCGCGTTATGCAGCGCCGGCAGGATGCGCGACAGCGACGGCACGCCGTCCACCGAGTACAGGCGGATGGTGGCGCTGCCGGCGTCGTCGGACTCCACACGCACCGACACGCGGCCGGCGTGGCCGTCGTGCAGGATGGCGTTCAGGTCGCGGAAGGCGACGGCCGGCGCGGTGGCGCTGACGTAGTTGACCGGCAAGGTGGAGCAAAGCTTGCGCAGGGTGCTGCGGGTCGGCACATCGAACACGTTGTCGGTCAGGGCGGCGAACTTGTCGTGCCAGCCGTCGAGCACCGACAGGAGCGGCTGCTGGATATCGGTTTCGAGGTCGAGCGGATTGCGCGCGGCGTGGGCGATCAGGTACACGCGGGCCAGCGGGCCGTCGGCCACCAGGGTTTGCGAACGCACGTCGGTCGCGCCCGAGCTTTCTTTCAACGCGTGGGCCAGGCTGGCGGCGACGCTGGCGCTGTAACGCTCGCGCGGCATGTAGACCAGCACATTGAGGTGGCGCGCGTAGACGTCGCGGCGCGCGAACACCTTGGCGCGCGGCTGCTTGTACAGCGACACGACCGAGCTGCACACCTGCGACAGCCATTCCGGATCGGCTTCCAGCGCTTCGGTGCGCGGCAGCGATTCGAGGATTTCGAGGAATTTCTCGGCGCGGAAGCCTTCCTGGCGCACGCCGGCCAGGCTCAGGACCTTGGCCACGCGGCCGCGCGCGAACGGCAGGCGCGCCAGCGGGGTGGCGGTGGCGGCGCGGGTGAACAGGCCGACGAAGCAATGCTCGCCACGGATATTGCCCTGCGCGTCGGTGTCGCGCACGCCGATGAAGTCGAGCGGCTGGTCGCGGTGCAAGGTGCCTTCGACGTCGGCCTTGACGATCGACAGCGCATCTAGCCGCTTGGACAGGGTATCGAAGTCGCCCGGGATGTTGGCCAGGCAGGTGCCGTAGACCGGGTGCGAGGTATCCTGCAGCACGCCGATGCGGCTCGGGATATCGCGTTCGAGTTCGCGCTCGCCGGCCTTGACGACGTAGTAAGCGTAGCCGAACGGCTCGAAGCCTTCGTTCTTGGCCCACTCGAGGAAGGCAGCGACTTCCTGGCCTTCGGTGCCGTTGGCGGCGGCTGCCGCGGCCACGGCGGTCAGGCGGTCGCCCATCGCGACGGAATCGCGGCGCACCACGGCGGCGTCGCGCGCCACCATCTGCAGCTTGGCGACCAATGCGGCCAGTTCGTCGGCGCCCAGGTCTTCGGCCAGCAGGCACAGGACCACGGATTCGAGCGGTGCGCCGGCTTCGCCGACGGCGACGGCGGTGCCATTGGCATCGCGGCGCACGGCCAGTACGGAATTCATCACGCCGTTGACGGCCACGCGCTGCTTGCGCATCGCCATGACGATCGAATCGACCAGGTAAGGCATGTCGTCGTTGAGGATCAGCAGGGCGGTCGCTTGCGCGCCGCGGCCGTCGGAGTAGCGCAGCTGTGCGATCTGGCAGCCGGCGGCGGTGCGCCGGGCCGCTTGCGTAAAGCCGTCGCGCAGGACCGGCGCCAGGCTGTCCGGCGACGTGCCCGCGAGGTCTTCGTCGTCGAGCGAGCCGAGCCAGGCGGTGATCAGGGCCGACACCTGGCCGCCGTCGGCGGAAGGCTGGCTCGCATTGATCAGGTCCAGCGTCTGTTTACGCAAATCTTGTGGCATCTGTTTCATCGTTGCTTCTCCGTTGCTTGGTTTGTATTCCATCGGTCCGGCGCCAGCTCATGGCGGCGTGTTCGCGATTTGCAGGTAGGCGGGTTTACCCGCCCAAATAGGGGGCACCGTCCGGCTGGCGGTATTCTACGTCAGGTCGTACAGGCCGGGCAGTCCCAGGATGCGGCTCAATTCCTCCAGCGCGGCGCTGCATTCGAGCGCCAGCTGGGGGTCGGCCAGGTCTTTCGGTTCGAGGTGGTCGCGGTAGTATTTACCTACCCACGCGACCAGGGTGTCGTACAGCGCCTCGGTCATGATCACGCCCTGGTGCATGGCCGCGATTTCCGCCCCGGTGAGCGCCACGCGCAGGCGCAGGCAGGCAGGGCCGCCGCCGTTGCGCATGCTCTGGCGCAGGTCGAAGTGAATCAGCTCGTCGACCGGGCCGCCGCTGGCGACCAGTTCTTCGAGATAGCGCGCCACGGCACGGTTTTCCTGGCATTCCTGGGGAATGACCAGCGCCATCGTGCCGTCAGGCTTGGTGAGCAGCTGGCTGTTGAACAGGTAGCTGGCTACCGCGTCGCCCACCGCCACCACCTGGCTGTCCACGCGGATCGCGGTCAGCTCGGCCTCGACACACGCCAGCGCATTCCTGAGCGAGTTCAATACCGCGCCCTCGTCGTGGAAGGCTTGCTCGTGATAGAACAGCACATTGCCGTTACCGACCGCGATGACGTCGTTGTGGAACACGCCCTGGTCGATCACGTCCGGGTTCTGCGAGGCGAACACGGTGCGCGCCGAGTCCAGTCCGTGCAGGCGCGCGATGGCTTGCGACGCTTCCAGGGTTTGGCGGGCCGGGTACTTTTTAGGCGCCGGCGCGGACGGATCGAATTCGACACGGCCATAGGTGAAGAACTCGACGCCCTTGCCGCCGTGAGTGGCGCAAAAACGCGTGTGGTTGGCCGCGCCTTCGTCGCCAAAGGCCGACGTTGGCGGTAGCGCTTCGTGCACGGCGAAATGGCGCTCGTCGGCAAACAGCGCGCGCAGGGTGCGGGTCGATTGCAGATGCTCTTCCGAGCGGTGCAGCTTGTTATTCAGGTTGGCCGCCGTGAAGTGCGCGCGGCCATCGAAGGTGTCCGCCGACGGGCTGACCGTGGCCGCGTTGGCGGTCCACATGGGCGAGGCCGAGTAGGCGCAGGCCAGGATGACGGGCGACTCGCGGTAGGCACGCGCCAGCACGTCGGCGTCGGTGCCGGTAAAACCGATGCGGCGCAGCAGGCGGAAGTTGGGACGCGCCTGCGGCGGCATGACCGCCTGTGCAAAGCCGCGCGCGGCCAGTTCGCGCATCTTGGCCAGGCCTTGCAGGGCCGCCTCGCGCGGGTTCGACGCGCTCTTCACATTGCTGAAAGAGGCGACGTTGCCGAACGACAGACCGGCGTAGTTATGGCTCGGCCCGACCAGGCCATCGAAGTTGAATTCGCGTGCGCTCTGCATGGTGGATCCTAGAAAGTGAGGCCGGGCGACAGCTTGGCCGGCATGTCAAGTTCGCTCGTTTCGATCGAAGCGACCGGGTAGGCGCAATAGTCGGCCGCGTAGTAGGCGCTCGGGCGATGATTGCCCGACTTGCCCACGCCGCCGAACGGCGCGCTGCTGGCGGCGCCCGTGGTCGGGCGGTTCCAGTTGACGATGCCGGCGCGTGCCTGCACCGAGAACTGCTTCCACAGCGCTTCGTCGTTCGACAGCAGCGCAGCGGCCAGGCCGAATTCGGTGGCGTTGGCGACCTTGACGGCGCTGGCGAAATCCTTGACGCGGATGATTTGCAGCAGCGGGCCAAACCACTCTTCGTCCGCAATGCCGGTGGCGTTGGTGACGTCGACGATGCCGGCCGTGACAAAACCGGCGTTCGGGTCGAGCTGCTTCATTTGCAGCAGTACGGTACCGCCCTTGGCGGCCATGTCGGCCTGCGCCTGCACCAGGCGCGCCGCCACGGCGCTCGATACAACAGGCCCCATGAACGGTTGCGGTTCGGCGTTGGACGCGCCCACGGTCAGGGTGGATGCGACTTCAACCAGGCGTTTCACGAATGCTTCGCCGGCCGGGCTATCCTGCACCACCAGGCGGCGCGCGCAGGTGCAGCGCTGGCCGGCCGAGATAAACGCCGACATCACGGCGTGATGCACGGCGGCGTCGACATCCTTGACGTCCCACACCACCAGCGGATTGTTACCGCCCATTTCCAGCGCCAGCATCTTGCCCGGCTGGCCGCCGAACTGCTTGTGCAGCGCCACGCCGGTCTGGCAGCTTCCGGTAAAGAGCACGCCGTCGAGGCCCGCATCCTGGCCCAGCGCGACGCCGGTATTGCGCCCGCCGTTGACCAGGTTGATCACGCCGGCAGGCACGCCGGCCTGCTGCCACAGCTGCACGGTTTTAATCGCCGTGCGCGGCGCGTACTCGCTCGGCTTGAACACCACCGTGTTACCGGCGATGAGGGCCGGGACGATATGCCCGTTCGGCAGGTGGCCGGGGAAGTTATACGGCCCGAACACGCCGAACACGCCATGCGGGCGGTGACGCAGCACGGCATTGCCGTCGGCGACCTTGGCCGCCACTTCGCCGGTGCGCGCGCCGTAGGCCTGCACCGAGATATCGACCTTGTTGGCCATGGTGGCCACTTCGGTACGGGCTTCCCACAGCGGCTTGCCGACTTCTTCGGAAATGGTTTGCGCCAGGTCCTCGGCATTGGCCTTGAGCAGGTCGCGGAAGCGGCCGCACAGGGCGATGCGTTCATAGAGCGGGGTCAATGCCCAGGCGTCGAAAGCGGCAC
Protein-coding regions in this window:
- a CDS encoding NAD-glutamate dehydrogenase domain-containing protein, with the protein product MKQMPQDLRKQTLDLINASQPSADGGQVSALITAWLGSLDDEDLAGTSPDSLAPVLRDGFTQAARRTAAGCQIAQLRYSDGRGAQATALLILNDDMPYLVDSIVMAMRKQRVAVNGVMNSVLAVRRDANGTAVAVGEAGAPLESVVLCLLAEDLGADELAALVAKLQMVARDAAVVRRDSVAMGDRLTAVAAAAAANGTEGQEVAAFLEWAKNEGFEPFGYAYYVVKAGERELERDIPSRIGVLQDTSHPVYGTCLANIPGDFDTLSKRLDALSIVKADVEGTLHRDQPLDFIGVRDTDAQGNIRGEHCFVGLFTRAATATPLARLPFARGRVAKVLSLAGVRQEGFRAEKFLEILESLPRTEALEADPEWLSQVCSSVVSLYKQPRAKVFARRDVYARHLNVLVYMPRERYSASVAASLAHALKESSGATDVRSQTLVADGPLARVYLIAHAARNPLDLETDIQQPLLSVLDGWHDKFAALTDNVFDVPTRSTLRKLCSTLPVNYVSATAPAVAFRDLNAILHDGHAGRVSVRVESDDAGSATIRLYSVDGVPSLSRILPALHNAGVAIDREQTYAIAVADGSRHFVTSLAVDAESAAKLAKPNVVTVAQELFASLFNNEAEDGRMNGLVIEGGLRMREVQLIRAYISYWRQTGSKFSLRYMADTLRRQPVLVKELVEGFLQRFDPSVPEEQRLAAAERIAAIKTRLAAVNHADTEEIVAALVDLILATVRTNYFQNDQQGDKIIFKFDTSSLALVPEPRPYREIFVFSRRFEGVHLRGGPVARGGLRWSDRMEDYRTEVLGLVKAQMVKNAVIVPAGSKGGFVCKQMPKDAVRETIAAEGEAVYRLFISSLLEVTDNRVRGAIVPPSDTVRYDQDDPYLVVAADKGTATFSDIANSIAVKRGFWLGDAFASGGSNGYDHKKMGITAKGAFEAVKRHFYEMDHDMNTTPITMVGVGDMSGDVFGNGVLLSRQLKVLAAFDHRHIFLDPTPDVVTSFAERERMFALPRSSWEDYNKDLISAGGGVFPRNARSIELSPQVRAALDIAETVLPPEELMHRILLAPVDLFYNGGIGTYIKASTETHAQVKDRANDNIRVDGNQLRCKVVSEGGNLGATQNGRIEFALAGGRIFTDAIDNSAGVDCSDHEVNVKIWLDTEVNAGELPEADRNRILNEMTLDIEDLVLRDNSLQTHLLVREVQAQVDPAVVDGYAALITSLEAEGALSRELEQLPTDAELQRRKALGAGLTAPELAVVIANVKNRFKRLLAALPLTELSWAESVLKPYFPAQLVATRNALAHPLANAILATVLANESVNRCGPLMIRDLASAHQVDETEVVKAWGQSWSALHLAPIFAALDADALSVPRAVSVKVDARTRVLFKAIVEGVLSAPGAAGGMEELSRLFAQPDMLKQLMPATADADAFVSLPASFTQAWKAVDAIEAVATFLFAAVSVNRPTGMSLAQFLQVGMALRGQAGIDTLERGLKLAPHSKSQEQLRNYAMQALRRTQQRLLQQVLARSSDGSDTLEAVEVVTNTMGLSGYAPAVDLEQAMLDVWALSEATNAAPVAA
- the astB gene encoding N-succinylarginine dihydrolase, with amino-acid sequence MQSAREFNFDGLVGPSHNYAGLSFGNVASFSNVKSASNPREAALQGLAKMRELAARGFAQAVMPPQARPNFRLLRRIGFTGTDADVLARAYRESPVILACAYSASPMWTANAATVSPSADTFDGRAHFTAANLNNKLHRSEEHLQSTRTLRALFADERHFAVHEALPPTSAFGDEGAANHTRFCATHGGKGVEFFTYGRVEFDPSAPAPKKYPARQTLEASQAIARLHGLDSARTVFASQNPDVIDQGVFHNDVIAVGNGNVLFYHEQAFHDEGAVLNSLRNALACVEAELTAIRVDSQVVAVGDAVASYLFNSQLLTKPDGTMALVIPQECQENRAVARYLEELVASGGPVDELIHFDLRQSMRNGGGPACLRLRVALTGAEIAAMHQGVIMTEALYDTLVAWVGKYYRDHLEPKDLADPQLALECSAALEELSRILGLPGLYDLT
- the astD gene encoding succinylglutamate-semialdehyde dehydrogenase; protein product: MSDSSNVVSNFVNGEWLAGSGAELVTIDPSTGKQTWRSLESTADDVARAVQAARAAFDAWALTPLYERIALCGRFRDLLKANAEDLAQTISEEVGKPLWEARTEVATMANKVDISVQAYGARTGEVAAKVADGNAVLRHRPHGVFGVFGPYNFPGHLPNGHIVPALIAGNTVVFKPSEYAPRTAIKTVQLWQQAGVPAGVINLVNGGRNTGVALGQDAGLDGVLFTGSCQTGVALHKQFGGQPGKMLALEMGGNNPLVVWDVKDVDAAVHHAVMSAFISAGQRCTCARRLVVQDSPAGEAFVKRLVEVASTLTVGASNAEPQPFMGPVVSSAVAARLVQAQADMAAKGGTVLLQMKQLDPNAGFVTAGIVDVTNATGIADEEWFGPLLQIIRVKDFASAVKVANATEFGLAAALLSNDEALWKQFSVQARAGIVNWNRPTTGAASSAPFGGVGKSGNHRPSAYYAADYCAYPVASIETSELDMPAKLSPGLTF